The window GCGTTGACCCGCCCGGCGCCCGTGGAGCGCGGTTCGTCCAGCAGCGTCAGGAACAGGTGCTCCACGCTGACGAATTCGTCCTTCATGCTGCGCGCTAGGTCCTGCGCGGCGACCACGGCGCGGCTCACGCGCTCGGTGGCGTAGATGTGCCCGGGCTGGGCCCCGGGGCCCGACACGCGCGGCGCCTTGGCCAGCTCCTGCTCCAGGGCCCGGGCGTAGGCGTCCGGCTCCACGCCGGACTTTTCCAGCAGCGAGGGCACAAGGCCCTTGTCCTGCCGGGCCAGGGCCAGCAGCAGATGCTCGGCATCCACCTGCTGGTGGCCGGACTTCACGGCCAGGGCCTGGGCTTCGGCCAGGGCCTCCTGGCTCTTCTGGGTCAGCTTGTTCAGGTCCATGCGGTCTGTCCTCCTGCCGGGCCGGTCAGCGCAGGCTTTCCAGTTCCCGGATCTTGCTCTCCAGGGTCTCGATGCGTTCCAGAAGATCGACGATGATCGTGCCGCCCACGGTGCTCACGCCCAGGTCCAGGCACAGCCGTTCCAGCTTGCGGGTGCGGTACACGTCGCGCACCCGGAAGAGGTACAGCTCCTGGCTGGTGCGCCGGGGCTCCAGCCAGCCCAGGTCGATGAGCTCGCCCAGCCGCGAGGGGTGCACCTGGGTCTGCTCCACGAACTCCGCCCACGAAACGAGGACGGACGGTTCCGGCAGGCCGGGCCCGCAGGCGTGGATGTCCGCGTTCTTTTCATTGCTCATGTGCGCGTCTCCCGGGCCCGTCAGTCCGCCCTGGGCTCGAACCGGGACGCCCGGGCCAGCTCCTGCCAGAGCTTGCGCTGGGTCTCGTCCAGGTCCTTGGGTGTCCGAATCATGATCCGCACCAGCTGGTCGCCGCAGCCGCCGCCCAGGCCCTTGCCGCGCAGGCGCAGCTTCTGCCCGCTGGACACGCCCGGCGGCACGGTCATCTCCACGCTGCGCTCCAGGGTCGGCACGGTGACCGTGGCGCCCAGGGCAGCCTCCCACGGGGCCAAGTGCAGGTCGGTGACCACGTCGTCGCCGTCCACGCGGAACAGCCGGTGGGGCAGGATGCGCGCGCGCATGTAGAGGTCGCCCGCCGGGCCCCCGGCCTGGCCGGGGTTGCCCTGGCCCGCCAGGCGGATGCGCGCGCCATCCTTGACCCCGGCGGGAATCTTCACCTCCAGGGCCTTGGTGCGCAGGGTGGGCATGCCGCCCGGCCCTGCCACCTGCTCCTGCACGGTGACGTTCTTGGGGCCGCCGCGGTAGGCTTCCTCAAGGGTCAGTTCCAGCACGGCCTCGGCGTCGGCCCCGCGCCGGGGGCGCCGGGCATGCTGGCCGCCGAAGTCCTGGAACCCGCCCTGGCGGAAGCCCCCGCCCCCGGCGAAGCCGCCGAAGATGGTCTCGAAAAAGTCCGAGAAGCCGCCCGCGTCGAAGCCCCCGCCCTGGCCGCCGAAGCGGATGTTCTCGAAGCCCGGCGGCGGCTGGAAGTTCTGGCCGTGCTGCCAGTTGGGCCCGAGCTGGTCGTAGAGCCTGCGCTTTTCCGGGTCCTTGAGCACCTCGTAGGCCTCGTTGGCCTCCTTGAACCTGGCCTCGGCGCCTGCGTCCCCGGGGTTGAGGTCGGGGTGGTGCTTGCGGGCCAACTTCTTGAAAGCCTTGGAGATGTCTTCCTGCGAGGCGGTTCTGGCCACGCCCAGGGTCTTGTAATAGTCCTTGTATTCGACGCTCATCTCGATTAGCACTCCTTGATCCGCGCGCCCTGCCGCGCGGCACTACAACAATAAGCCGCCAATCCGTTCAGTCAAGCATCCAAGCGAGTTAAGCGAGCCGAGCCTCCCATGCCCAAGAGCCTGCCAGTCCTCATGTACCACTATGTCAGCTCCTGGCCCAACCCCATCGCCGTGGACCCGGACGTGTTCGAGTCGCACCTCGAAGGGCTGGCCCGGGCCGGGTACCGGGGCGTGGGCCTGGCCGAGGCCGAGGCGTTCCTGCGCGACGGGGAGCCCCTGCCCGACAAGGCCGTGCTGCTGACCTTCGACGACGGCTTTCTGGACAACTACGTCAACGCCTGGCCGCTGCTGGCCAAGCATGGGCACAAGGCCACCATCTTCGCCGTGACCAACAAGATCGTGGAGGAG is drawn from Desulfocurvus vexinensis DSM 17965 and contains these coding sequences:
- a CDS encoding chaperone modulator CbpM is translated as MSNEKNADIHACGPGLPEPSVLVSWAEFVEQTQVHPSRLGELIDLGWLEPRRTSQELYLFRVRDVYRTRKLERLCLDLGVSTVGGTIIVDLLERIETLESKIRELESLR
- a CDS encoding DnaJ C-terminal domain-containing protein, which encodes MSVEYKDYYKTLGVARTASQEDISKAFKKLARKHHPDLNPGDAGAEARFKEANEAYEVLKDPEKRRLYDQLGPNWQHGQNFQPPPGFENIRFGGQGGGFDAGGFSDFFETIFGGFAGGGGFRQGGFQDFGGQHARRPRRGADAEAVLELTLEEAYRGGPKNVTVQEQVAGPGGMPTLRTKALEVKIPAGVKDGARIRLAGQGNPGQAGGPAGDLYMRARILPHRLFRVDGDDVVTDLHLAPWEAALGATVTVPTLERSVEMTVPPGVSSGQKLRLRGKGLGGGCGDQLVRIMIRTPKDLDETQRKLWQELARASRFEPRAD